A single window of Paenibacillus sp. FSL H8-0537 DNA harbors:
- a CDS encoding LacI family DNA-binding transcriptional regulator, producing MATIHDVAKMAKVSVTTVSRVLNNRGYISETTRNKVFQTMKELNYQPNELARSLLRKQSNVIGLIIPNVAHPFFAELASHVERYAYEKGYKIMLCNSHLDPVKEKEYIDMLKRNRVDGIIMGSHTLEVKEYKELHSPIVTIDRQISEEIPFISSDNYKGGRLAAQLLVDKGCRKIAHICGNLELQLLANQRTAAFRDVMAANGIEPIIIQTDMNVFDEQQYEQIMSRLFAEHPEIDGLFATSDIIASFAVKECRKADKSIPEQIKIIGYDDVSAANWITPALTTIRQPIAEIGRVAVDSIIRQMNNEPLEHRYVLDVELVERVTT from the coding sequence ATGGCAACTATTCATGATGTCGCGAAGATGGCTAAAGTATCGGTAACGACGGTCTCCCGCGTATTAAACAACAGGGGGTACATTAGCGAGACGACCCGCAATAAGGTGTTCCAGACGATGAAGGAGCTGAATTATCAGCCGAATGAGCTGGCACGTTCTTTGCTGCGCAAGCAATCCAATGTCATCGGGCTTATTATTCCGAACGTGGCTCATCCCTTTTTCGCTGAGCTAGCGAGCCATGTCGAACGTTATGCCTACGAGAAAGGCTATAAAATTATGCTATGCAACTCGCATCTTGATCCTGTGAAGGAGAAGGAATACATCGATATGCTCAAGCGCAACCGAGTAGACGGTATTATTATGGGCAGCCACACGCTTGAGGTTAAGGAGTATAAGGAGCTGCATTCCCCGATTGTAACGATAGATCGGCAGATCAGCGAGGAAATTCCGTTTATTTCATCGGACAATTACAAGGGCGGCAGGCTCGCAGCACAGCTGCTAGTAGACAAAGGCTGCAGAAAAATTGCGCATATTTGCGGGAATTTAGAGCTTCAGCTGCTGGCGAACCAGCGAACGGCTGCTTTCCGTGACGTAATGGCTGCAAATGGGATCGAACCGATTATTATTCAGACGGATATGAACGTGTTTGACGAGCAGCAGTATGAGCAGATTATGAGCCGTCTGTTTGCGGAGCATCCTGAAATCGATGGCCTGTTTGCGACAAGCGATATTATCGCTTCCTTCGCAGTGAAGGAATGCCGCAAGGCGGACAAGTCTATTCCGGAGCAGATCAAAATAATTGGCTATGATGATGTGAGTGCGGCCAATTGGATAACGCCGGCGCTAACGACAATTCGCCAGCCGATTGCCGAAATCGGGCGGGTTGCAGTTGATTCAATCATCCGGCAAATGAACAATGAGCCGCTGGAGCACCGGTATGTTTTGGATGTTGAACTGGTGGAGAGAGTGACGACTTAA
- the murA gene encoding UDP-N-acetylglucosamine 1-carboxyvinyltransferase gives MTKIIVRGGKRLSGTVRVSGAKNAVLPILAASLLATEGDSVICDVPLLDDVMTIQKVLASLGATISYQDTTMRISAGTIASYEAPYELIRKMRASFLVMGPLLARIGKVRISLPGGCAIGTRPIDQHLKGFEAMGAEITLGHGFIEASTSTRLKGAKIYLDVASVGATENIMMAAALAEGTTLLENAAKEPEIVDLANYLNAMGAKVRGAGTGLIRIEGVESLHGVTHHVIPDRVEAGTYMIAAAITGGDVFVEGAIGDHLTPVISKLQEMGVEVLESDNGIRVKADHPLKSVDVKTLPHPGFPTDMQSQMMALLLVSEGTSVVTETVFENRFMHVEEFQKMNAHIKIEGRSAIVSGNMPLTGAKVCATDLRAGAALICAALRADGETEVTGIHHVDRGYVDITGKLASLGALIHRVEAEEEELQAAEVENVLQAKAVAAVEQAKETAAAIAAVELDSSSSFKREKEATVLKVQPTWA, from the coding sequence ATGACCAAAATTATCGTCCGCGGAGGCAAGCGTTTATCGGGAACGGTACGTGTCAGCGGTGCAAAAAATGCAGTACTCCCCATTCTAGCAGCCTCTTTACTTGCGACGGAAGGAGACAGCGTCATCTGTGACGTTCCCCTCCTCGACGATGTCATGACTATACAGAAGGTATTGGCATCATTAGGCGCAACGATATCGTATCAAGATACAACAATGAGAATATCGGCGGGAACAATTGCTTCTTATGAGGCGCCCTATGAGCTGATTCGCAAAATGCGTGCTTCCTTCCTTGTTATGGGACCGCTGCTTGCACGAATCGGCAAGGTGCGTATTTCGCTTCCAGGCGGCTGCGCGATTGGCACACGTCCGATTGATCAGCATTTGAAAGGCTTCGAAGCGATGGGAGCGGAAATTACGCTCGGACACGGCTTCATTGAAGCAAGCACAAGCACGCGTCTCAAGGGCGCAAAAATATATCTCGACGTAGCAAGCGTAGGCGCTACCGAGAACATTATGATGGCTGCTGCACTCGCAGAAGGCACAACGCTGCTTGAGAATGCCGCGAAGGAGCCGGAAATCGTCGACCTCGCCAATTATTTGAACGCGATGGGCGCGAAGGTTCGCGGCGCGGGCACAGGACTCATTCGCATTGAAGGCGTTGAAAGCTTGCACGGTGTGACGCATCATGTTATTCCTGATCGGGTAGAAGCGGGTACTTATATGATTGCTGCAGCGATTACAGGCGGCGACGTATTTGTGGAAGGCGCGATTGGCGATCATTTGACACCGGTCATTTCCAAGCTGCAAGAGATGGGCGTCGAGGTGCTGGAGTCGGATAACGGCATTCGGGTTAAAGCGGATCACCCGCTGAAGTCGGTAGACGTGAAGACGTTGCCGCATCCAGGCTTCCCGACGGATATGCAATCGCAAATGATGGCGCTCTTGCTCGTATCCGAAGGTACGTCGGTTGTAACCGAAACGGTATTTGAGAATCGCTTCATGCATGTGGAAGAATTCCAGAAGATGAATGCGCATATTAAGATCGAAGGCCGTTCCGCTATCGTTAGCGGAAATATGCCGCTAACTGGCGCGAAAGTATGTGCGACGGACCTGCGTGCAGGCGCAGCCTTGATCTGTGCAGCATTGCGTGCGGATGGCGAGACGGAAGTAACGGGTATCCACCACGTAGATCGCGGTTATGTAGATATTACAGGCAAGCTGGCTTCGCTTGGAGCGCTTATTCACCGCGTTGAAGCGGAGGAGGAAGAGCTGCAGGCGGCTGAAGTGGAAAATGTACTTCAAGCTAAAGCGGTCGCTGCTGTAGAACAAGCGAAGGAAACGGCCGCTGCTATAGCAGCAGTGGAGCTGGATTCGTCTTCTAGCTTCAAGCGTGAGAAGGAAGCAACGGTTTTGAAGGTTCAGCCTACTTGGGCTTAA
- a CDS encoding DUF1146 domain-containing protein, whose amino-acid sequence MGLTQDMLNSMQTATGVTGLFSIVVTLVSIILIWFIMQELKWEAFFAFPRSPKARMLQAVIAVILGHAFASFILDYWSWTTMLKSFVE is encoded by the coding sequence ATGGGTTTGACTCAGGATATGTTGAACAGCATGCAGACAGCCACAGGAGTAACGGGACTGTTCTCCATTGTTGTAACGCTCGTTAGCATTATACTTATATGGTTTATTATGCAGGAGCTGAAATGGGAAGCATTTTTTGCTTTTCCCCGCAGCCCGAAGGCTCGCATGTTGCAGGCGGTTATTGCTGTCATACTCGGGCACGCATTTGCCAGCTTCATTTTGGATTACTGGTCTTGGACGACAATGCTGAAGAGTTTTGTCGAATAA
- a CDS encoding S8 family serine peptidase: MKLNHGRFRSLRRQLAALLAIMLLCGVVPAAVPLAAERIDAAPSAKEEPPQSWLLKWSDPAQAAELRGTLVIRRQAEAAVDVVRPAEASADVEAWLRRLRSTPGVEYVHPNGRVHALELSAAQQADDSPPAEAAAGEASALAAAAAPKVAASDPELAKQSYLKQIGALAAWKTVREQTALTIAIVDTGIDLDHPDLKKNLVPGINLIDTDMPPEDNNGHGTSVAGVIAASGNNGIGVSGILWKAKLMPIKALDHNGDGTEQDLGEAILYAVRKQAKIVVLSVGLYRYSPYMQDIVNYAESKGVLLVAAAGNDGQSLEGMAVVKYPAAYSTVLAVGGVKADNSPDLRSNPGTELDLSAAWNVYTTAVGGSYKKEEGTSMAAPQVAAAAALIWASYPKLKTYQVRELLRQTTRNIGQSGFDNRTGYGLLQIDKALSTPVNADGFEPNDTRGTAALLPLNKQISAVLNTGKDIDWYTVEAPYDGKLTMKYQSLTESGAAIPPIRLLHYVNGVQKNTYTTKLASGNAEFTVKKGTQKIGVQFMNSDNGARQPYLLDSSFIMKPDAYESNDQTYEAFALSPRSQTVVGNFHQKADRDWYAITFKQSGTLRLTLEGNTARIDPGLAIQRAGQSLRTYDEESEGQAEISPILTVTPGKYYIRVHNAISSEASPVIGQYTLKINYVPKYDDPNEPNNQYYEGLSIRSGTEYVGVIDSSTDVDWFQLRLTKASQIDLQVFNVPSGKVMQVIAYDKKQQQLFAQKTGSTGKLEVKNKRLPAGVYYFKLTANEPFDKQYYRFKVTVKNAVSGAAAMTEQQLPVSEAGGDEARRMFGMEDPALESRGGPFTKERLLVQ; this comes from the coding sequence ATGAAGCTTAATCATGGTAGGTTCCGCAGTTTGCGCCGCCAGCTTGCTGCGCTGCTGGCGATTATGTTGCTCTGCGGCGTTGTACCCGCCGCAGTGCCCTTGGCGGCGGAGCGCATTGACGCCGCCCCAAGTGCTAAAGAGGAGCCGCCGCAAAGCTGGCTCCTCAAATGGAGCGACCCCGCGCAAGCAGCTGAGCTGCGCGGGACGCTCGTGATCCGCCGCCAGGCTGAGGCGGCGGTCGACGTCGTACGTCCGGCCGAGGCATCGGCGGACGTCGAAGCATGGCTGCGCCGGCTGCGAAGCACGCCGGGCGTCGAATACGTGCACCCGAATGGTCGGGTGCACGCCTTAGAGCTGTCCGCCGCACAGCAGGCGGACGACAGCCCTCCAGCCGAAGCTGCCGCCGGCGAGGCTTCGGCCCTTGCAGCCGCCGCTGCGCCAAAAGTGGCGGCCAGCGACCCCGAGCTTGCGAAGCAAAGCTATCTCAAGCAGATCGGCGCGCTAGCCGCTTGGAAAACCGTGCGCGAGCAAACCGCGCTGACAATCGCGATTGTCGATACGGGCATCGATCTCGACCATCCCGATCTCAAGAAAAATCTCGTCCCCGGCATCAACTTGATCGATACGGACATGCCGCCTGAGGATAATAACGGCCACGGGACAAGCGTGGCCGGAGTGATCGCCGCATCTGGCAACAATGGCATTGGCGTGTCCGGCATTTTGTGGAAAGCGAAGCTGATGCCGATCAAGGCGCTTGATCATAATGGCGATGGCACGGAGCAGGATTTGGGCGAAGCGATTTTGTACGCCGTGCGCAAGCAAGCCAAAATCGTCGTGCTCTCCGTCGGATTATATCGTTATTCTCCTTATATGCAGGACATTGTAAACTATGCCGAAAGCAAAGGGGTGCTGCTAGTAGCGGCCGCGGGCAATGACGGTCAGTCGCTCGAAGGCATGGCTGTTGTAAAATACCCTGCCGCTTATTCGACGGTGCTTGCCGTTGGCGGCGTGAAGGCTGACAATTCGCCAGATTTGCGTTCGAATCCCGGTACGGAGCTGGATTTGTCAGCAGCCTGGAACGTTTATACGACGGCGGTAGGCGGGAGCTATAAGAAGGAGGAGGGCACGTCGATGGCTGCTCCTCAGGTGGCTGCGGCGGCGGCACTCATCTGGGCCAGTTATCCGAAGCTCAAAACGTATCAAGTCAGGGAGCTGCTGCGCCAAACGACGCGCAACATTGGCCAGTCTGGCTTCGACAATCGCACAGGCTACGGGCTGCTGCAAATTGATAAAGCATTGAGCACACCAGTTAATGCCGACGGCTTTGAGCCGAATGACACGAGGGGCACGGCTGCGCTTCTACCCTTGAACAAGCAAATATCTGCCGTTCTGAATACGGGCAAGGATATCGACTGGTATACGGTGGAGGCTCCGTATGACGGCAAGCTCACGATGAAATACCAGTCGCTCACAGAATCTGGAGCCGCGATTCCGCCAATTCGGCTGCTGCATTATGTGAACGGTGTCCAAAAAAATACGTATACGACGAAGCTTGCCAGTGGCAATGCCGAGTTCACGGTAAAGAAAGGGACGCAAAAAATAGGCGTCCAGTTTATGAACAGCGATAACGGCGCCCGCCAGCCTTATTTGCTGGACTCCTCTTTTATCATGAAGCCTGATGCTTATGAATCGAATGACCAGACGTATGAAGCATTCGCTTTGTCGCCGCGCAGCCAGACGGTAGTGGGCAACTTCCATCAGAAGGCGGATCGCGACTGGTATGCGATTACCTTCAAGCAAAGCGGCACGCTGCGCCTTACCTTGGAAGGGAATACAGCGCGAATTGATCCAGGCCTTGCAATTCAGCGCGCCGGACAATCGCTTCGGACCTATGACGAGGAGTCGGAAGGCCAAGCTGAAATCTCGCCTATCTTGACAGTAACACCCGGGAAATATTATATTCGTGTGCATAATGCGATTTCGTCTGAGGCCAGCCCCGTTATTGGACAGTACACGCTTAAAATTAATTATGTGCCGAAATACGATGATCCTAACGAGCCAAACAATCAGTATTACGAAGGCTTGAGCATACGCAGCGGTACAGAGTATGTAGGTGTCATTGACAGCAGCACCGATGTCGATTGGTTCCAGCTGCGCCTCACCAAAGCGAGCCAAATTGATTTGCAAGTGTTTAATGTTCCGTCAGGAAAGGTAATGCAAGTCATAGCATACGATAAAAAGCAGCAGCAGCTGTTTGCACAGAAAACAGGCAGCACAGGCAAGCTCGAAGTGAAAAACAAGCGGCTTCCTGCTGGCGTTTATTATTTTAAACTGACAGCCAATGAGCCCTTCGACAAGCAATATTACCGCTTCAAGGTCACGGTCAAAAATGCAGTTTCTGGAGCTGCTGCGATGACTGAGCAGCAGCTCCCGGTAAGCGAAGCGGGAGGCGATGAAGCACGCCGCATGTTTGGAATGGAGGACCCTGCCCTGGAAAGCAGAGGGGGGCCATTTACTAAAGAGCGGCTGCTCGTGCAGTAG
- a CDS encoding proton-conducting transporter membrane subunit → MTNSEALGSQFWLGTVQLIPELLLLLLLVMLAAGYRFRLWNRKGAPSGGLMLPWLAIVFAAALWRMLANDAEAAIAIAAGRQTGGVAGITYLALNTESLMFLLAIAGAIVVVLLSLGEEREQRINHYFYIPAALLGIRLMLTPSNLITLYVGLELFSLAALSLIFASLDKRYKQLSRPGRPALRFSARSGVATALLLFGMSYIYGFTGELDFSAIRAGISDLKPYASLVYIAILLMACGLGVKVAALPFGIWVSNDENKSTSFSYMAGAIFLTIAGQGATAAVLFHLLHEMGIVQLLGFNSAYIGLQAIAASQIAWGTVALLRQKQAAHILGWASVINSGYLLVPVALSLAPVYSSSLAPLVYQFSVYMLAMFGATAVLAVVQKAVGHGKLSGLAGLYHRSPWLAAAMTVFVLSLAGMPVTGGFFAKVYIWLGSTAAEAYWLLGVMAVCSLAAAYAYFGFIRQMFMRTGSDERTLPLPLAASVGIAICAVTLVVLGLFPGLLMK, encoded by the coding sequence ATGACAAATAGTGAAGCGCTGGGGTCGCAGTTTTGGTTGGGTACGGTGCAGCTTATTCCGGAGCTGCTCCTCCTTTTGCTGCTGGTTATGCTGGCTGCTGGTTACCGGTTTCGCTTGTGGAACCGAAAGGGAGCGCCGTCAGGCGGGCTGATGCTGCCTTGGCTGGCCATCGTATTTGCGGCCGCTTTATGGCGCATGTTAGCGAATGATGCAGAGGCGGCGATAGCGATTGCAGCAGGCAGACAGACCGGCGGAGTCGCGGGAATCACGTATCTTGCCTTGAATACGGAAAGCCTAATGTTTCTGCTGGCTATTGCGGGCGCAATCGTAGTGGTGCTGCTCAGCCTCGGAGAAGAGCGGGAGCAGCGTATCAACCATTATTTTTATATTCCTGCAGCCCTGCTTGGTATTCGTCTGATGCTGACGCCTTCCAATCTGATTACATTGTATGTTGGACTTGAGCTATTTAGCTTGGCGGCGCTCAGCTTGATTTTTGCCTCGTTAGACAAGCGCTATAAGCAGCTTTCGCGGCCCGGGCGCCCGGCATTGCGCTTCTCGGCTCGTTCCGGTGTCGCTACTGCCCTGCTGCTGTTCGGCATGTCTTATATTTATGGTTTTACTGGAGAGCTGGACTTTTCTGCTATTCGCGCGGGCATTTCTGATTTGAAGCCGTATGCTTCACTTGTCTACATAGCTATTTTGCTGATGGCATGTGGTTTGGGCGTTAAAGTGGCAGCTCTGCCATTTGGCATCTGGGTATCAAACGATGAGAATAAAAGCACAAGCTTCTCTTATATGGCTGGCGCAATATTTCTGACGATAGCAGGCCAAGGGGCAACTGCCGCTGTATTATTTCACTTGCTCCATGAAATGGGAATTGTTCAACTATTGGGTTTCAATAGCGCCTATATCGGCTTGCAGGCAATTGCAGCCAGCCAAATAGCTTGGGGCACGGTCGCCCTGCTGAGACAAAAGCAGGCTGCTCATATATTGGGCTGGGCGAGCGTCATCAACAGCGGTTATTTGCTTGTTCCGGTTGCGCTTAGTCTTGCACCTGTTTACAGCAGCTCATTGGCACCGCTCGTCTATCAATTCTCTGTGTATATGCTGGCGATGTTTGGGGCTACGGCAGTTTTGGCAGTCGTTCAGAAAGCGGTGGGGCATGGCAAGCTCAGCGGTCTGGCTGGCTTGTATCATCGGTCACCTTGGCTCGCGGCGGCTATGACTGTTTTCGTTCTGTCGCTTGCAGGAATGCCCGTTACAGGAGGCTTTTTTGCTAAAGTGTATATTTGGCTGGGCAGCACCGCAGCAGAGGCCTATTGGCTGCTGGGCGTCATGGCTGTGTGCAGTCTGGCGGCCGCCTATGCTTATTTCGGCTTCATCCGGCAAATGTTCATGAGAACAGGCAGCGACGAGCGGACGCTTCCGCTTCCCCTTGCCGCTTCTGTGGGTATTGCGATTTGCGCCGTTACTCTTGTCGTGCTGGGCTTGTTCCCAGGCTTGCTGATGAAGTAG
- a CDS encoding NADH-quinone oxidoreductase subunit M: MAFLTELPLLSLMWLTPAAGMLLVLLVPAGQGRALQSLAVLAALLPLLFAAFLYATFNQQQGGGAYAEQHPWIEIPLPFAISAGQAYSEAKLSFSYAVAVDGLSLPLLLAAALVTGLAVVTAVQLRKRRKAFYFWLLWLEASLMGLFIARDVLLFIVFLQAAIVALYFLVGIWGNPDSERTANRLLAGAGLSSMLLLVVFLILTCTAGLRVEKAGEQLQTVYSGGYGGIAHGLLAGETAMSQEVQHRGATEPLSEGVRMVLFILQLIGFGLLMPLLPVHSWLMKAQASAPISVAMIISGLLPAAGAYGLLRYGVFLFPEQAEKMAPAIAAIGIIQLLYGALLALRQTDMRQLLAYASLSQMGFIWLGIAAFNEIGLQGTIFQLMAVSLCFALLWLVVGSLQERAKTTVISELGGLARSLPFICGMLMAAVLSLIGIPGLAGFPGILLSLLGLFDTLPWLAAAAIPGIVLTAVYMLRGLLSVIFGPIDERHSAFKDARFIEAMPMIILLAFIVLLGCFPSFLTDTVQQSITGLYSQLLSGRMEG; this comes from the coding sequence ATGGCATTTTTGACAGAGCTGCCGCTTTTGTCTTTGATGTGGCTGACCCCTGCCGCCGGGATGCTGCTTGTACTGCTCGTTCCAGCAGGGCAAGGACGAGCGTTGCAGTCGCTTGCAGTGCTTGCGGCGCTGCTTCCGCTGCTGTTTGCCGCTTTTTTATATGCGACGTTTAATCAGCAGCAGGGAGGCGGCGCTTATGCGGAGCAGCATCCGTGGATTGAAATTCCGCTTCCTTTTGCTATATCAGCAGGACAAGCATATAGCGAAGCAAAATTATCCTTCTCCTATGCGGTTGCGGTAGACGGGCTCTCGCTGCCCTTGCTGCTCGCTGCCGCCCTAGTGACAGGGCTTGCTGTTGTGACAGCTGTTCAGCTTAGAAAGCGGCGCAAAGCGTTTTATTTTTGGCTGCTATGGTTGGAAGCTTCACTGATGGGGCTTTTTATCGCCAGAGATGTTTTGCTGTTTATTGTATTTTTACAGGCTGCGATCGTCGCTCTTTATTTTCTGGTTGGCATTTGGGGCAATCCGGATAGCGAGCGTACGGCGAATCGGCTATTGGCAGGGGCTGGACTCAGTTCCATGCTGCTGCTTGTCGTATTCCTCATTTTGACCTGTACGGCGGGTCTTCGTGTAGAAAAGGCTGGCGAGCAGCTCCAGACGGTATACAGCGGGGGATACGGGGGAATCGCCCATGGACTGCTTGCAGGAGAAACGGCAATGAGCCAAGAGGTACAACATAGGGGAGCCACTGAGCCATTGTCCGAAGGTGTGAGGATGGTGCTGTTTATTTTGCAGCTTATTGGTTTCGGGCTGCTTATGCCGCTTCTGCCCGTTCATAGCTGGCTTATGAAAGCGCAGGCCAGTGCGCCAATATCGGTAGCGATGATTATTTCAGGGCTGCTTCCGGCTGCTGGGGCTTATGGACTGCTGCGTTATGGGGTATTTTTGTTTCCAGAGCAAGCGGAGAAAATGGCCCCAGCCATAGCGGCTATCGGTATTATTCAGCTTCTGTATGGTGCTTTGCTGGCGCTGCGCCAAACAGATATGAGGCAGCTGCTTGCTTACGCTTCACTTAGCCAAATGGGATTCATTTGGCTGGGTATCGCCGCCTTTAATGAGATTGGGCTGCAAGGGACGATCTTTCAGCTCATGGCGGTCAGCTTATGCTTTGCCCTGCTGTGGCTCGTTGTCGGCAGCTTGCAGGAGAGGGCTAAAACGACGGTGATATCCGAGCTTGGCGGCTTGGCCCGCTCGCTTCCGTTTATTTGCGGCATGCTTATGGCCGCCGTGCTGTCGCTTATCGGCATTCCCGGCCTAGCTGGCTTTCCCGGGATTTTGCTGTCGCTGCTCGGCTTGTTCGACACGCTGCCATGGCTCGCAGCTGCCGCAATACCAGGAATCGTGCTCACTGCGGTTTACATGCTGAGAGGCCTGCTGAGCGTAATCTTCGGACCGATTGATGAGCGGCATAGCGCTTTCAAGGACGCCCGCTTCATTGAGGCGATGCCGATGATTATATTGCTTGCCTTTATCGTCCTTCTGGGCTGCTTCCCGTCATTTTTAACGGATACGGTGCAGCAAAGCATTACGGGGCTTTATAGTCAGCTGCTGTCAGGCAGGATGGAGGGATAG
- a CDS encoding proton-conducting transporter membrane subunit, which translates to MQMYAEAAFLIPLLPLAAFLILMALGRGSHPAGVFVGTGGAAASLLLSLLVCIERFREGAVDYNDSFNWISIDRFTLRIGFEVTNMSALLLVGVSLLSVLVHVYTAGYMKKDERLTVFYSYLSLCTFSLLALTLADNLLAFYLFWELASVSLFLLFGFWYAKSAARAAANRAFIMMRIASAGLLLALLLLFWFMPEHALDFAAIHNVFEGQSGAIAKNMTLLIASLLLLGAAGMAAQFPLYAWLISAEQAPAPASALLQGAGMMSGALLLYKTTEIFQLAPAVTKAALYIGVVTAVYAAVRALMERDINKVMIYSTISQLGVVQLSLAIGAATSSMLYVLVHAIVKTLLVLAAGYLLRTVGTTDIRGMGGLRKHMPLAAWTFLIGGLALCGIPPLTGFWLQQSIWVEASERHIVWLAAIMLVLLLTAAYMSRMYFLIFEGKPRLAAAAILDRGQKRSRLMSYSIAALAIIVVLSSFFQLVWGSLPERWLDGEAAGRPGSMSVVLMLAAVAILLGGAWLGWLKNKRETSELLSEETKLWDASTGWAAGKASALQRPFAAAGAVLAAIEQAMGALPKLAAQLLYAMGRLAVSWSARSTIRGMGLAIILGLVITIIIMAAKGEW; encoded by the coding sequence ATGCAAATGTATGCCGAGGCTGCTTTTCTTATTCCGCTGCTGCCGCTTGCTGCTTTTTTGATCCTGATGGCACTTGGCCGAGGGTCTCATCCTGCAGGTGTCTTTGTTGGAACGGGAGGCGCAGCTGCCTCGCTGCTGTTGTCGCTTCTGGTATGTATCGAGCGGTTCCGCGAGGGGGCGGTCGATTATAATGATAGCTTTAACTGGATTTCTATAGATCGCTTTACACTGCGAATTGGATTTGAAGTTACCAATATGAGCGCGCTGCTGCTGGTAGGTGTCAGCTTGCTGAGCGTTCTTGTTCATGTTTATACCGCTGGTTACATGAAAAAGGATGAACGCTTGACGGTGTTTTACAGCTATTTATCCTTATGCACCTTCTCGCTGCTAGCGCTTACTCTTGCAGATAACTTACTCGCCTTTTATTTGTTTTGGGAGCTGGCCTCCGTCAGCCTATTTTTGTTGTTTGGCTTCTGGTACGCGAAGAGTGCAGCGCGAGCCGCTGCCAATAGAGCTTTTATAATGATGCGTATAGCTAGTGCGGGGCTGCTGCTTGCGCTGCTGCTGCTGTTCTGGTTCATGCCGGAGCATGCGCTCGATTTTGCTGCTATACATAATGTATTTGAAGGCCAATCCGGTGCGATTGCAAAAAATATGACGCTGCTGATCGCGAGCTTGCTGCTGCTTGGAGCGGCTGGAATGGCTGCGCAGTTTCCGCTTTACGCTTGGTTAATTAGTGCGGAACAAGCCCCTGCTCCAGCGAGCGCGCTGCTGCAAGGAGCCGGCATGATGTCCGGAGCGCTGCTTCTGTACAAAACGACAGAAATTTTCCAATTGGCTCCAGCCGTAACGAAGGCAGCGCTCTATATTGGCGTTGTGACAGCGGTCTACGCTGCTGTAAGGGCGCTAATGGAGCGAGATATAAATAAAGTAATGATTTATTCGACGATTAGCCAGTTAGGGGTCGTTCAGCTTTCGCTTGCTATCGGGGCAGCTACGAGCAGTATGCTTTATGTGCTGGTCCATGCGATTGTCAAAACGCTGCTCGTACTGGCAGCAGGCTATCTATTGCGGACAGTTGGAACAACGGATATAAGGGGCATGGGCGGCTTGCGCAAGCATATGCCTCTTGCAGCGTGGACGTTTTTAATTGGCGGCTTGGCTTTATGCGGGATTCCCCCTCTTACGGGCTTCTGGCTGCAGCAGTCTATTTGGGTGGAAGCATCGGAGCGGCATATCGTATGGCTAGCTGCGATCATGCTTGTACTGCTTTTGACAGCAGCTTACATGTCCCGCATGTATTTTCTTATATTTGAAGGCAAGCCGCGCTTGGCTGCAGCAGCAATACTTGATCGAGGGCAAAAGCGTTCGCGCCTTATGAGCTATTCGATTGCTGCACTTGCCATAATCGTTGTCCTTTCAAGCTTCTTTCAATTGGTCTGGGGCAGCTTGCCTGAACGATGGCTCGATGGAGAAGCGGCTGGCAGGCCGGGCAGTATGTCCGTAGTATTGATGCTGGCTGCTGTGGCGATTCTTCTAGGCGGAGCTTGGCTTGGATGGCTTAAAAACAAAAGAGAAACGAGCGAGCTGCTGTCTGAAGAAACGAAGCTTTGGGATGCTTCTACCGGATGGGCGGCAGGTAAAGCGAGTGCGCTTCAGCGGCCGTTTGCCGCCGCTGGAGCGGTATTAGCAGCGATTGAGCAAGCTATGGGCGCGCTGCCCAAGCTGGCGGCTCAGCTATTGTATGCGATGGGGAGGCTGGCTGTGAGCTGGAGCGCTCGCAGTACGATTCGAGGGATGGGACTGGCGATCATACTCGGCCTGGTCATCACGATCATCATCATGGCAGCAAAGGGGGAGTGGTAA
- a CDS encoding NADH-quinone oxidoreductase subunit K, with translation MFNEWFTAETTAFFLYSALVVAGSFIMIHARMLPRLALGVVFTIIGNSGLLVRLDAGLIALFQALLYVGTMGILLGSEIRRHAEIGRHNRAIAIASREMAAAAGIPLLLSILFYVIVETPYSGAEMPLLPAHLMIAATLMAIGVYGAIVKRNSLVALLCVSIILCGAQLNIAALSLFKQGITEGLRTLPLVVFFAQASIGVAVLNVLYKRDSTTKELRGN, from the coding sequence GGGCTCTTTCATTATGATTCACGCCAGGATGCTGCCCAGGCTGGCACTAGGCGTAGTGTTCACGATTATTGGAAATTCAGGGCTGCTCGTCCGATTGGATGCTGGTCTGATTGCGCTTTTTCAGGCACTCTTATATGTTGGGACAATGGGGATATTACTAGGCTCAGAGATTAGGAGACATGCGGAAATAGGCAGGCATAACCGAGCGATTGCAATCGCTTCTCGCGAAATGGCAGCTGCTGCAGGCATTCCGCTTTTACTCTCTATTCTTTTCTATGTCATTGTAGAGACGCCCTATTCAGGCGCTGAAATGCCGCTGCTTCCTGCCCATTTGATGATAGCGGCGACGCTGATGGCTATTGGTGTGTATGGGGCAATTGTCAAAAGAAATTCATTGGTGGCCTTGCTGTGTGTAAGTATCATTTTATGCGGAGCCCAGTTGAATATTGCTGCTTTAAGCTTATTTAAGCAGGGGATAACGGAAGGGCTTCGAACGCTCCCTCTGGTGGTTTTTTTCGCTCAGGCTTCAATTGGTGTGGCCGTATTAAATGTATTATACAAACGAGACTCCACCACTAAGGAGTTGCGAGGAAATTAG